TCacaattgttgttgttaatttattattagtgATATTGATTCTGATTATAGTAAATTAGTAATTGCTTCTGATTATAGtaattgcatgatgatgatttGGCTATGGTGGCAGTGGTGATTGTGGTGATTATAGTAATTCCTTCTCTTTCTCTATTCTTCATTCTtcctatttttctttttttaatttttgaagaaTATATACATGATTGATGATGGATTGTTACTAATTTTGTGATTATTTTGTGATTGATGTTGTTgctgaattttttatttattttgtggtTAGGGATAAATGATGAGGGAGAGTAAGAGTCTTGGGGAGGAAGGGAGGGAGGGAGAAAGAAAGAGGCTTGGTGATGAAGAAGGGGGTAAGAGGTTTAGTGATGAAGAAGGGAATTGGGGGTTACTGGGTTAGTGGTGATGAAGAAAGGGGTGAGGGGTGGGGGGTTACGGTGAGGGGGTGAGGGGGTGAAGGAGTGGGGTGAGGGGTGGGGGTTACGGTGAGGGAGTTGGGGGTGGGTTAggttttgttttaattttttaattatttttattatttaataagggtaatttggtaaaaaaataaaattaaagtagaaaaggacgattttataacgttttgtaacgttaaggatgattttaataagaaaaaaggtCAGGGACGATTTTAATTTTCGCCCCAGACCTTAGGGACGATTTTAGTACTTAACcctaacaagaaagtaaatgataattaactaataaaggaaAAGCAAAAAACTCTTGGCTAAGGCATGGAAAttgagatcaccatccttgtctacaaaccatgtattgacaattatgagggACCAACCCATCAAATCTACTTCTATGCTTGAAGTACATCAAAAGTCTACTTCCATGCTTGAAGTACGTCAAATAGGCTGGATCAACATCAACCCATAAATTCCAACCTGGCTACTAATTGACTTAGTAGTAGGCTAGCGTTAATGGGtatcaaattgaccactaaagattctcaaatcaccaattcaaTTAGACCCAATAACTCAAGGTCACCCAATTTCCTTAACCTAGGCCAACAGTAAAGAAAACTACTCTAAAACTAGtgaaaatattttaacaaatatctagagtgcaataaaagtaaacatcatAAATAGCAAGAAGTAATGGAAGCTATAGCTAACATaagcaagaaatcaacaataacaactatgataaacataaaaagacatggaaacataaaattgcattaaaagtaAATTGAAATCAATAAGAGTGCATGAACATAGAGagcaaaataagaaattaacaagaggaGTAGATAAACCAAAGTGCCAGAACAAATAAAAgcaaaggaaaattaaaatggaacaagattaaaatctaaatctaaaaGGAATTGAAATAAGAACCCTaaaatctagagagaggagagagcctctctctctctagaattctaccctaaaacatgatgaaaactcTACTATGACTACTCCCCCCACCCCCcctgtaacgacccaattttcaatatgtctagatcataccggaaactgagcgctaccaatttgtcttcctaattattatctattatttatcatatgagcctgattcgttgttaaaaacgtggttaatttgcgaggtactttttttttttgaagacatttggattaacaaacggtatcattcataatcaattcacaactaataatatataaaacatttacaaacaaccacacataaacatatcacaagtagttgacaacattcggtgattcagcctttattagaatatagactgttagttagaacacccctagatatagctagataataactatatacatatatatacatacaacatcccaggtcctgacctgttcaagaagtccctaagctagcacccaggctagcctagactctatactcacctagtccctctaaactactaaagcgagggaaagtatgttctaagtcttcaaaactcaagtcaggtggaacgtcatcaaaaggtggaaggtcgtatactactcctctgcacgatcatatGACATCAAAGAGCATCTCTCAAGTACTTCATCGAGTGGCCACATAACAGCAACATCGTACGAAAGAGTTAGGCTAAAGTTTGTAGATAagcggggtgcagacgttggctggtctcacagtatatacgtATAAGTAGAGAATgatattcaccctagactcagaagactatctAAAGCAGGATCCTCTTCGCAGAACCATCATCAACGAACTAcggtaaggtactcttacttccatctgaagggggaaaggagagagaaggggtaagaactggggagttcttagtagggccggggttattagttacgttcattaattcTATGTTGTTTAGCAGACTATTAGCAGAATACAAGGAAGCAATAATTAGAAAACACAGATAAGTAGAAAAGATAGAGAAAACAGATAGCAgaacacaaacagaagaatacaagaaagtaaaacacagacacaaacacagagaatagaatacaaacaaggaaagcatacattcataccACAAACATAACAAAGGAAATGcgcaaccaagtatgatgcatgtctggccctagtgcaggtaatgagctcatctgtcggttacatacccgctcccgacgttacccagcaacctctgtctggataaggctttcctgttggcaatatccactgcaagcaacctttgtcttgcagggtatccactgcaagcaacctttgtcttgcagggcggcacttattagccgatatacgcccaacagactcactgtaagcaacctctgtcttacaggagtaACAACAttctcactgtaagcaacctctgtcttacaggagcaacaacacactcactgtaagcaacctctgtcttacaggagcaacaacatactcactgtaagcaacctctgtcttacaggagcacactcatctcgatacctctgtaagcaacctttgtcttactgcaaagcattatagcaaggtatcccaggaaagcgttctcagtggtcgtaccaccatctatctgactgcctttatgcagcagatcatcacataatcattatCATTACCATCATTCATTATTAGTCTCgttattcatcatcactttcacattcttatacattacctctttctttctctgttcaatcacaACACAACAACTTTCTataggtgaacttcggcctatAGAAATGGCACCTCTGTTAGTGAACTTCGGCTTACAGAAAAGGCGCCCCTGTAAGTGAACTTCGGCTTACAGGTATCATAACTCtctgtaggtgaacttcggcctacagGAGCAACACCCTGAGATGCACAATTGATATTCACTGTAGGTGAACTttggcctacaggaataacaacTCACTGTAGGTGAACTTGGGCCTACAGGACCTCTAGGGCCAATGGAAAAGCAGCAGATGAACATACAACAGAACATCGTGCCACAAGGCTTAACTCTTTATTCTTATactcttctcctctattctttttgTTATATTACTCTTCTCTcattatctctttactctgttctctgtatcttTTTATTCTGCTCtagttactcttttctctgcttaacgtatgtatttaaagcttatgtaaatctcggtatgaatagttcgcctgtcccaagtataggttcattaagtctatactgaaacagtttaacttttcatataatacctaaccctagtcgcaactcaaggactaactatgttgccctagttcgttcactaatctctgtctgtttttctgtcattaaacattacagactttttcttcgatttttatcttttctttaactttttatcttttctttatctttgcctcactaacatgttattaccactctctaagtgttttatgaaggtaattatgagattctgcacttaaagttgtctttctaaagcttttacagaaaactgccttttctgcattattttattattttttattaaaatattatttttaattaaatattattatttaatattttattattatttattattttattattaaattttcgaaaattaccttatctttacctttaacctttaaaattcacttttaaccacccgtaacttttaatatttctacttttaccaccctaactttcagaaattaccaaataaccccttaaacaccaaaataattacttccttgccctttctaagatctaaaaggtgttcttcaatgttcttcaccacactcaaagtgttcttcatgttcttcatatattcttcaaattctttctctgtttttacccgtttttcaatcttttcagcaaccgatttttaccaaaactcataataaattcctagccactaaaaccccatattttctacatgattttaacacaaattgaaccccaatttaaggcctagggtttcgttttccagcagccctcaagaacaacattcatagcttaaatatcatcaaatttcatcaaattttcaacaaacttccaacaagaatcactcatataaacaatcaatttcaagcacagccaaaccatatcataattacacaactcaaacacaatcaatcaagattaaattcgtcaaaccctacctggttttgctgctcctaattcggttaaactttcaggtggtccttaagcactttttcctcctaaatcacatcaagaacaactttaaatccaaaaactcccaactgaccaaatctcactcagcatgttaggaaggtATTTCTCACCTTAGAGTTGCTGGAAATTAACGTtacttggccctcaagtcaagttaagcatgattcctaaggaagaacatcaagaaaacacatgttttgcatggttttccttgaaaaccgaattgaagagggagggagacagccatctcaccttatttccagccttgataagtcacatggttatatagaggaagaagagaggatcattttggtgaaatcggagttttgatttgagttttagttcagaagaaatcaagctttgaatatttatgaaccaagaactttctctccttttctcttggtgattttcggccacaatgagcaaatgaggcagccttgggggttttgggggtgtagggtgagttgtgattggttggcttggaggtggattaaaataatattaaaatatctcaggtgtataactactaaaactaggtgtatcggaacactcgtaaaaacatctctaaaaattattttgtgagctactagcataaatgacactagtaacatatttattatgagaatagaacatgtataatgaggccttagcattgctaaattCACCAGAGAGTgttggtgctaagctgcaccagtaaaccgtaaacccggttaaaccgattttctgtttttaacaaaaatagacTAGCTAatcttataatatcattcaagcattttataatactaatataatgataatattatactattatctctctcctctcatgaatcgagtccggttcgtcaaacagagactatttacgaaagttagaatcaaaactgccaaccgatactgttcaaaaactaggttcttcgcgaTTGAATTATCGAGATTGCCTCAGaggaggttctagcttaaggatgacataatgataatgaggattgagatgcttgatgatatagcagaggtgttccctttactgatcttccggagaaatccgtactttcagaaaagatctcatgTACTCGAAAATTAGGGTTGTTACACCCCCCCCATTCCCTTGCAATCCTTGGGTTCAAAATTCTATTttccttgtcacgcgtacgcgtcgccttgACGGTCTTTTTCCCGTGTGCACGCGTGGGCCACGTATACACGTCGCTGGACAGATTACCAAAATcccatttcttcatgaattctccattttcgcatgctttttcttcgtttcttcaacccaatctttgccttttaattctgaaatcacttaataaacatatcaaggcatcaaatggaattaaagtgaattaaatttatcaattttttggcctaaaaagcatgtttttacttttaagcacaaattaggaaaaattcacaaaaccatgctatttcattgaataaatgtgagaaaaggcgataaaatctcctaaattcaacacaaaataaaccacaaaatttgGGTTTATCAAAAGGTTAATATGAACTCTGTGAAAAATCGGCAAGCAAAAAgctcgaaaattaattaaaaatcaaaccAAAAATTTGGAAAGAAACTTAAAAGAAGGTTTGGTTTTATTGGTGGAGGTGTAATCATGaacacaaaatttatttttgagaataaaattgtattttgataaaagattataattaaaaataataattttataagtttatgtatattttgcgtaataaataaaagttcaagagtaaaataattattttataaaaattaatgatatttttataattataatgtATGTAAATTATTTCAGTAAGTTCGTAAAGTACATTGGTTCAAGATATAaatctttctaaaactttgaAATTAAAATGTAATTCTTTAAAGTTTAATAATAAGACTTTTAATAAATAggtttttattatcaaataataatgatattatctttttattattaatgttAGTCTAttcataataatataattattatccTTTTTctaaagatattatttagtttgaATAATTGTTAGTAAAAAAGTGAAACAGCAATATTCcctaaaagctttagaaagtcAAATCTAAGCTAAGAATTTTATGACTCTCCTGTCATAATAGACTTAGGAAAAAGCGAGGGAAGAGTGCAgagataatttatattattgaaatataaGAAAGTAAAAAGACTCTAAAGAagaaaaatcttaaaaggatcTCTACCACAGTAAAGTAGAGAGTAAAGATTAAAAGAATCTAAAGAATCTCTACCACAAGAGAGCAGAGGCCAAATATAAAAAGACTCTAAAAGATTGTCTGTCACATGAGAGCATATGAAACATGATTGTTGTTTGGGCTTTAGTCCCAAATATTTAAAGGCGGGAACAACAACGAATTCATAATCATTGATTACGGGGATAACTCACGAACTGTTGAATTATTAAATGCGGGTATAACTCACGAACTGTTGTGTGTTGATCTTGGGGACGCCCACAAACTGAGGATCAATGTTTCTCCTTGTGCGTATATTATGGCATCAAGTTTTGCGTCGATTGCTGGTGGTCTTGAACTGATGGTACTCTTAACCACAGATACGTATACATGAAGGACAAAATGAAAAACCATATCTGAGACTGATTTTTAGGTAATGTCGGGTTGCAAGATGTAAACTGACACATGAGCTCATAACCTGCGTAGGGCTAGACATGCTTCATACTTGTTTGCGCATATTTCTCTGTGTTgggttttctatatatatttgtGGGTGCTTTGTATATACTTTATAATTGTTTGACTTCTGTGTTCTTTATTTATTAAGTTGAATGCATTCTGTTATTTGTTGCTAttgactaataataataaaataaaattaacttttaatcCGATCCTACTAagaattttctaatttttaccttctctttttaattttttagctATAAGTACAAAAGCTTACTgcaaaattgtaattaaaaatataaaaaaatttgtttgcAAATTAAATTGTTATTAAAAGTTATTTTCTCTTTGCCTTGttaattgaagtttttattTGAGAGAGGTAGATTCTGATCTGAGATGTGAGATAGGTGACTAGGTGTGTTGCACCTTATATCAACATATATTGAATGTATCCTTAACCTTAACCATGACTACACATTAGTCAAAGTAACAGAGGTGGTAAATTGGTAACTAAAGAAGGCACACatattcaaaaattatttttaatatggagATGAAGATAgtattttagttaaatattgatatttaaaGTATATTACAGTATTATCAatgtgtaaaaaaaatattcaacaCGTATCCTACATATTATTGTTGACTTTTGATGACTTGTGTCATCTACCCTTTTTTCTTATCTAAAAAGGACCATAAAAGAGcataatctcattaaatcattgTAATTCATGAACTAAATGATAAATATTATGATACATTACTTTGAAATGGGTTTGTgctgaatttcaggtgaaaagagcaacaaaaaagaaaaaaaacaacaaataaGGCTGGACATGTGAAGCTGAGTGTGCCACTTGAAGCTCTTGGCGTGGCACACCTACCTTTTGAACCAACTCTCAacaatgggcgtgccacttggagctctaggcgtggcacgccaagttTGTGAAGCCAAGATCTCAAagagggcgtgccacttggtatttTGGGCATGTCACGCCAGGCTTAAGTTACATATGAGTGATTTtctatgggcgtggcacgctaagCATTAGGCGTGGCACACTAGGGCATATGCCAGTCTGACTACCTCTCATTCAAATGAAAATATCTTGAGCTAATCAACTCCAAATGAGATGATTCCAGTGccattagaaagtagacatcagcttctttccaaccatatataacacTTTATAATGGATACTGGAATTGAGGAATATATTGACCCAGAAAACACAAAGAGTAAAACACGCCACTGCAGAGTtaccagcctgacctcttcatcTTCAAAGGAATATAACTTGAGTTGTAAAGATTCAAATGATCTAATTTTGGTGGCGTTagaagctgacatcaagagctttccaatgatatataacACTATAAGGTTAACGTTAAAACGAAATGTGAAAAAGGTCATTATTTCAGCGTTGCAAaacctgggcgtgccacttgatatcgaaggcgtggcacaccagctCTATTTTCAtaatgggcgtggcacgccaggttctgggcgtggcatgccaattCTAATAGCCAGAGAGGAAGATTTTTTGCATCATtgaaggcgtggcacaccaaagagtaggcgtggcacgccgggCTACTTGACAGACTGACCTAGCCATCTTCAAATgggcataacttgagttacagaggttcaaatgagttgatttcagtggcattggaaagctaacatccagagctttccaacaatatataatgcTTTACAGTAGACATTCAATTTAAGGCCCAAAAAATTCCATACTTTCAACGTTGCAAAGTGGGTCACAATCCAAAGAGCAAATTCAAGCAGGAGTGGCACTTGAACCCACATGCCAACTTCTTCCTGCAGCCCCCAACCTTCAACCAAGCCCACTCCAACTCTCATTCAAGATACAATTGTcaatcaatcaaggccacaagaagcatctagaatagtttattttcatttcattgtaatttgctttcaatttcatttaagtttgtaatttaggagagcctatataaaggccttagtttcatAGAATTAGGGGAGCTATCATCATCTATCATTCTAGACACTCCACTGAGAGGGGTCTTCGGAATCCCTTTTCTAACCCTCACTTCTCTCCTTTTTCACTTTCTTActtgtaaatatttttagttatgaatcactaactctttccattgggaaagagagctctattgctATTTGATGGAttgattgattttattattcttcttctattcatctctctttgatttactagaaagaatttcgttctttattctagtattcaattatcttggaaaagagattgaatgcaattggGTTTTATGGGAACCTTAGAAGAGAAAACataaaaccatgcttgaaattcTTTTTCACACTTGAATAGATTTGGGTTTTGGTTgggatattgtgacatttaatcTCTCCATTATTTGGGTCTAGGAAAATGTGTAGTATAATCAGGGAacaaacttcatctcttctcatgagcaattagaccaaggaattggctattgataaagatttgagagattgagtcaccaaggaattggggctcaatcaatcatgattgccaagaggtcaatgagttgcatgattgaataTTGAtaaagatttgagagattgagtcaccaaggaattggggctcaatcaatcatgattgccaagaggtcaatgagttgcatgattgaagatgagatgaaATCAATTAATCCGGAGAAtccaatatctcttgatcccaatgtttattttattttttttcttttatttactttatagttatttacattttctgtaCTTTACATTTCCAGtactttactttcttgtactttactttcttgcactttattgcactttattgctttcctttactttcatgcaatttacaattctatTTGCTTATCACTCCAACTATGAtagtctaactaggataatcaattaactaTTGTTTACTTTAATCtgttaatctctgtgggattcgaccccaCTTCtagtgggttattacttgacaaTATTTGGTGTGCTTGCCAAAGAACATATTCATTTTATGTGAGAAGTAAATTCCGGTCAATCAACTTTCTACATGTAAAATTCACTCActtataattatactaaataatctctttttttaaaaaaaatactaatattatttttatataaaaaaaaattagccacaCATACTGCATGCTATCAATTAAGTCATAATCAAATCGAATACACCGTATGGAGCAGTAATTACTTAATTGGTAATTACAATTATTAGAGTATGATGAAAATTATTGAAGGCAGTGTAAACTTATCCAATATATACCAACAACCCATGTGGTGCTCGCTGCTTATACTTTACCGACTCCAACAAGAACCTGCCAGAGACTTCACTCTTCACAAAAtaaaccaacatgcaaatactTCTCATTATCTTGCCAATCTTTTCCGTTTTGTTTCTGCTAATAAAATGGTATTCAAATTATTCCATAATCAGAAAAAACTCACTTCCTTCTCCACCGAAATTCCCAATAATAGGAAATCTCCATCAACTAGGTTTGTACCCTCATCGCACCCTACAATCTCTGGCAAAAAAATATGGCCCCTTGATGTTGCTCCATCTTGGGAGGGTGCCGGTTCTTGTGGTCTCTTCCGCTGAAGGTGCACGTGAGATCATGAAAACCCATGATCTTGTATTTGCGAACAGGCCCCAAAGGAAATTGTTCGACATACTTATATATGGTTCCAAAGATGTGTCAACAGCCCCATATGGTGAGTATCCAAGAAGCTAACGATTGTAATGATATTATGTTCCTACCTGAAACATATTATTGTATATTGGATATTTCTTACTAGCTACTTCTTTTTTTCGGAATATTTTctggaataaaataaaaaaaaaactttattttcaaaaaaaaaaaattctgaaGTTATATTCAGGAATCCGACTTTTTTTTTGGTCGGGGGATCCACCTTCCACGCGAGCAGCACGAGGCATAGCTCCGCCACTCTCCTCCGATACGCAAGAACCTCCAAAAACACTCATTATTGACCGACCATTGCATTTTTCATTTCTTAATGACTTAACGAACCTATATCTTGTATTGTATGTATTTAGAAAAAAGTTGTGCCTCTGTACTGTAACCGTATTGATAAAGTTGTTGTTTCGAATACTCACTCGTAAATATTTAATTCTCGTGGACTATAGGTGAGTACTGGAGGCAATTAAGGAGCATCTGTGTGTTGCATCTGCTTAGTGTAAAAAGGGTTCAATCATTTCGCTCCGTTAGAGAGGAGGAAACTCAAATCATGATGGAACAAGTCAAACATTCTACTTCACCATCTGTTCCAATAGATTTGAGCCAATTATTCTCCATGATTACCAATGACATGCTTTGTAGGGTCACTTTCGGAAGAAAGTATGGTGGAGAAAGTGGGAAGGAGTTGAAGGAGTTGTTCATGGAGTTTACAGAACTTCTTGGTAGTTTTGTTATTGGAGAGTTTGTGCCTTGGCTTGATTGGTTGACTAGTGTTTCTGGGTTGTACACTAGAGCAAACAGAGTAGCTACAAGGTTCGATAAATTCTTGGAGGAAGTAGTTGATCACCATGTGAATCGATATCCAGATGATGTTACTAGCAATTTGGATCATGTTGGATCAGATTCTCAAGGCCACAATGATTTTGTTGATGTATTGCTTTTTCTCCAGAGGACAAATGCAACTGGATTTCCTATTAATAGAACAGTCATCAAGTGTTTGATATTGGTAAGTACCAATTTAGAGGATATAGGAGAGGCTATCATACTTGCAAATAATCCATGCTTTATATATTTAGCTTAATGGTGATATTATATTTTGATTTCTGATGGCTAATTAAGATTAGTTTATGCACAGTTCCTTACAAATAGTTTAAATTGTAAAGTAGACATTCATTAATCATTATTATACCATGAAAGGATGCTACATGAGTGCAAGTAGTATATAgttcaaattatttaaaaagttctgttataaattaaatatcctATAATAATGTAGAACTATATAGAAAAATTTAGAAGTGGATAATTTAATCTTGAtcattgatttgatttaattataaGCCATTATTCAAGAATAAATGGCTATATAAGATATTGTGCTGCTCTTAACATTTTTACTAAATATTTTGAAGGtatcattatttaattttcttcaTTTTAGGATGTGTTTGTTGCCGGTGCAGACACTACATCTACCATCTTAGAGTGGACAATGACAGAGCTCTTAAGGCATCCAATGGTGTTGAAGAGAGTGAAAGATGAAGCCAAAAACGTGGTTGGTAACAGAAAGAACATAACTGAAGATGATTTGGTTCACATGCACTACTTAAAAGCCGTGATTAAAGAAACTCTTCGACTACATCCACCAATTCCGTTACTAGTCCCACGAGAAAGCATGCAAGATATCAAACTGCAAGATTA
Above is a genomic segment from Arachis stenosperma cultivar V10309 chromosome 1, arast.V10309.gnm1.PFL2, whole genome shotgun sequence containing:
- the LOC130955699 gene encoding cytochrome P450 736A117-like — encoded protein: MQILLIILPIFSVLFLLIKWYSNYSIIRKNSLPSPPKFPIIGNLHQLGLYPHRTLQSLAKKYGPLMLLHLGRVPVLVVSSAEGAREIMKTHDLVFANRPQRKLFDILIYGSKDVSTAPYGEYWRQLRSICVLHLLSVKRVQSFRSVREEETQIMMEQVKHSTSPSVPIDLSQLFSMITNDMLCRVTFGRKYGGESGKELKELFMEFTELLGSFVIGEFVPWLDWLTSVSGLYTRANRVATRFDKFLEEVVDHHVNRYPDDVTSNLDHVGSDSQGHNDFVDVLLFLQRTNATGFPINRTVIKCLILDVFVAGADTTSTILEWTMTELLRHPMVLKRVKDEAKNVVGNRKNITEDDLVHMHYLKAVIKETLRLHPPIPLLVPRESMQDIKLQDYNIASGTRVIVNAWAIARDPKYWDRPEEFAPERFMNSYIDVKGNDFELIPFGAGRRGCPGTIFAMVIVEIVLANLLHQFEWVLPEGVKSLDMSETVGLTIYRKVPLVALATPKN